A single region of the Alosa alosa isolate M-15738 ecotype Scorff River chromosome 6, AALO_Geno_1.1, whole genome shotgun sequence genome encodes:
- the nat9 gene encoding N-acetyltransferase 9: MRINENTLLEGKNIVLVPYNSDHVPRYHEWMSSEELQKLTASEPLSLEQEFEMQCSWREDDDKCTFIILDKQKWAEPSVPEEQCMVGDVNIFLTDPDDHSLAEVEVMIAEPGYRGRGLGKEVTQMMLCYAVNRLGVRKFEAKIALNNTVSIALFKKLGFGELSVSEVFGEMTLGMNVDEAAHSLLLCNSDFMQEHDYRKARESRH; encoded by the exons ATGAGGATAAATGAAAACACTTTGCTGGAGGGAAAGAACATTGTTCTGGTACCTTACAACTCAGACCACGTACCTAG GTACCACGAATGGATGAGCTCGGAGGAGCTGCAGAAGTTGACCGCGTCGGAGCCGCTGTCGCTGGAACAGGAGTTTGAGATGCAGTGCAGCTGGAGAGAGGACGATGACA AATGCACCTTCATCATACTGGATAAGCAGAAGTGGGCAGAGCCCTCCGTCCCAGAGGAGCAGTGCATGGTGGGAGACGTCAACATTTTCCTGACGGACCCTGATGACCACTCACTGGCAGAGGTGGAGGTCATGATTGCGG AGCCCGGCTACAGAGGAAGAGGACTTGGAAAGGAAGTGACGCAGATGATGTTGTGCTACG CGGTCAACAGACTGGGCGTCAGGAAGTTTGAGGCCAAAATTGCCTTGAATAACACAGTGAGCATCGCCTTGTTCAAAAAGCTGGGCTTTGGAGAG cTCTCGGTCAGTGAAGTGTTCGGTGAGATGACCCTGGGCATGAATGTTGATGAAGCGGCACACTCACTGTTGCTATGCAACTCGGACTTCATGCAGGAGCATGACTACAGGAAGGCTCGGGAGAGCCGGCACTGA